The following are encoded together in the Desulfococcus multivorans genome:
- a CDS encoding adenosine/AMP deaminase, which yields MQKNIILTTMGTTWQIPPELYGFTNPAALDLYRHHPERVRIEQLRTEYGVAPVEELWVVTTGGSRIDTVIGKLISWHTNVHPGLRPVLRIWRLKDVNDLVDARECGRMREVIFRLALMAAAACGDDGPLFSLTGGRKTMSSDLQEAAGWFGCRALVHVIDNPEYGNALRVLEPPDFAGPLPPETAGGAMPLVTLGRCEPSALLEMDSDGAGAVRADQWPLPLAENSVPSEIEEGDLEGPWLSEVLAARRRKAGYHYSQYTVGLIKGDETTNFLALYSLPPRVVRRLKEDRFGLDPARVGAELAWLRRLPKTDLHCHLGGIADAQGMITVAAVERGRVEAHRSRLDPWLADWRRRFEAQPVEELRAAFNAKDLRNAVPGVPEPLCVAAFVLLFEEDPDLLDALIFGPFRDEAAFSGIAFDPYERLGDLQGSGLLQSEATIRAACRILLEKAAAENVRYLEVRCSPINYTRGGVSERRVAEIIADALTGADGIDTVLIFTASRHAEIEKVRRHVELAGRLTASGNGFPILRGFDLAGRESACKPADMRRELMPMMERCIHFTIHAGEKADVGNIWEAVYHLNAERIGHGLTLKDNPSLMERFVDRRIALEMCPSSNFQIIGYRDNFLPSTRNLEPYPLSLYLEAGLRVTVNTDNPGISRTDPTRELHRAARLTENGLSRWDICRIIRNGYRSAFADSGMRRRLLHQAEKVLVDAVQAEPAP from the coding sequence ATGCAGAAGAACATCATCCTCACCACCATGGGCACGACCTGGCAGATTCCGCCGGAGCTGTACGGGTTCACCAACCCGGCAGCCCTCGATTTATACCGGCATCACCCGGAGCGGGTTCGCATCGAGCAGCTCCGGACGGAATACGGCGTCGCGCCGGTCGAAGAACTCTGGGTCGTCACCACGGGCGGCAGCCGGATCGACACGGTCATCGGCAAGCTGATTTCATGGCACACCAACGTACATCCGGGGCTTAGACCCGTCCTGCGGATCTGGCGGCTGAAGGATGTGAACGACCTCGTCGATGCGCGTGAATGCGGCCGGATGCGGGAGGTCATCTTCCGCCTGGCGCTTATGGCCGCTGCGGCCTGCGGTGACGACGGACCGCTCTTTTCCCTCACCGGCGGCCGCAAGACCATGAGCTCCGATCTTCAGGAGGCTGCCGGCTGGTTCGGGTGCCGGGCGCTGGTGCACGTGATCGACAACCCGGAATACGGCAATGCGCTACGCGTCCTGGAGCCCCCCGATTTCGCCGGGCCCCTGCCGCCGGAGACGGCGGGCGGCGCCATGCCTCTTGTCACTCTGGGTAGATGCGAGCCGAGCGCCCTTCTGGAGATGGATTCGGACGGCGCAGGTGCTGTCCGCGCCGATCAATGGCCCTTGCCGCTTGCCGAGAACAGCGTGCCATCAGAGATTGAAGAAGGGGACCTGGAAGGGCCGTGGCTGTCCGAGGTGCTCGCCGCCCGACGCAGAAAGGCGGGCTACCATTACAGCCAATACACCGTCGGGCTGATCAAGGGGGACGAGACTACCAATTTCCTCGCCCTATACAGCCTTCCACCCCGCGTGGTGCGGCGCCTGAAGGAGGATCGTTTCGGTCTGGATCCGGCGAGGGTCGGCGCCGAGCTGGCCTGGTTGCGGCGGCTCCCCAAGACCGACCTCCACTGCCACCTGGGCGGGATCGCCGATGCGCAGGGCATGATCACCGTGGCCGCAGTCGAACGGGGCCGGGTCGAGGCTCACCGTTCGAGGCTCGACCCCTGGCTCGCCGATTGGCGGAGAAGGTTTGAGGCCCAACCCGTCGAGGAACTCCGCGCCGCGTTCAATGCCAAAGACCTTCGCAATGCCGTGCCGGGCGTACCCGAGCCCTTGTGTGTAGCGGCGTTCGTTCTTCTGTTCGAGGAGGATCCCGACCTGCTCGACGCCTTGATTTTCGGCCCCTTTCGGGACGAAGCTGCGTTCAGCGGCATCGCATTCGACCCCTATGAACGGCTTGGGGACCTGCAAGGCTCCGGCCTGCTTCAGAGCGAGGCCACCATCCGTGCCGCCTGCCGCATTCTTCTCGAAAAGGCGGCGGCCGAAAACGTCCGGTACCTGGAGGTGCGGTGCTCGCCGATCAATTACACCCGGGGCGGTGTCTCCGAGCGTCGGGTTGCGGAAATCATCGCTGATGCCCTTACGGGAGCGGACGGGATCGATACGGTCCTCATTTTTACCGCCAGTCGGCATGCCGAGATCGAAAAGGTTCGAAGGCACGTCGAGCTGGCCGGGCGTCTGACAGCGTCCGGGAACGGGTTTCCGATCCTTCGCGGCTTCGACCTGGCCGGCAGGGAATCTGCCTGTAAACCCGCCGACATGCGAAGAGAGCTGATGCCCATGATGGAGCGCTGCATTCACTTCACCATTCACGCCGGCGAGAAGGCGGATGTCGGGAACATCTGGGAGGCGGTTTACCATCTCAACGCCGAACGTATCGGCCACGGCCTGACCCTGAAGGACAACCCCAGCCTGATGGAGCGGTTTGTCGACCGCCGTATCGCCCTGGAGATGTGCCCGTCGAGCAACTTTCAGATCATCGGGTACCGGGACAATTTTCTCCCCTCCACCCGAAACCTGGAGCCGTATCCCTTGTCGCTCTATCTCGAGGCAGGGCTCAGGGTTACCGTCAACACCGACAACCCCGGCATCTCGCGCACCGACCCCACCCGTGAACTCCACCGTGCGGCCCGGCTCACGGAGAATGGCCTCAGCCGCTGGGACATCTGCCGGATTATCCGCAACGGCTACCGGTCGGCCTTTGCCGACAGCGGCATGCGACGACGCCTCCTTCACCAGGCCGAGAAGGTTCTGGTGGATGCGGTCCAGGCTGAACCGGCGCCGTGA
- the cmr6 gene encoding type III-B CRISPR module RAMP protein Cmr6, whose amino-acid sequence MVYPFSTNLQAAMNHYPAGNFGLWFNKLIPVNDDAGFKACDNTGGTTNVANFYKRNYDAVTRSDVLRDALSKRHQAQAAFCRRYGSAGFQTIAYRATLRAPFVTGIGRSHPGETGMTFDHTLGIPFLPASGIKGVVRLGHILNLIDDPKAAASLIHGDELDDTDPVSMVPQLFGGDKRKTDDVEKCRGEVIFLDAYPEKVPSLEVDIMNPHYRDYYDDDEGRTPPGDYLDPVPIQFLTVPRGEVFIFRAVLPRDEILSSALAAAFISALTELGFGAKTAVGYGRFKVDEASLTKDTSDPGKAGADTAGPKGEAWENANLTFTPGNQEVTAKADGKTAVYKGKEIIPDAIAKKFFKTRKASVKQVMVEPIGNRYRIVAIIP is encoded by the coding sequence ATGGTTTATCCCTTTTCCACAAACCTGCAGGCGGCTATGAATCATTACCCGGCAGGCAATTTCGGCCTGTGGTTCAACAAGCTGATCCCCGTGAACGACGATGCGGGTTTCAAAGCCTGCGACAACACGGGCGGTACCACCAATGTCGCAAATTTCTACAAGCGCAACTATGACGCCGTGACCCGATCCGACGTGCTGCGGGACGCTCTCTCGAAACGGCACCAGGCCCAGGCGGCCTTCTGTCGACGATACGGTTCCGCAGGGTTCCAAACGATAGCGTACCGGGCGACTCTCCGCGCGCCTTTTGTCACCGGCATCGGCCGGAGCCACCCCGGCGAAACGGGGATGACCTTCGATCACACCCTGGGAATCCCGTTCCTCCCGGCGAGTGGGATCAAGGGGGTGGTCCGACTGGGCCATATCCTGAACCTGATCGACGATCCCAAGGCTGCCGCATCACTGATTCACGGCGACGAGTTGGATGACACCGATCCGGTATCTATGGTCCCCCAGCTTTTCGGGGGGGACAAACGCAAAACGGACGACGTCGAAAAATGCCGGGGGGAGGTCATCTTTCTGGATGCCTACCCGGAGAAGGTGCCCTCTCTCGAGGTCGATATCATGAACCCCCACTACCGCGATTACTACGACGACGACGAGGGTCGAACCCCGCCGGGAGACTACCTGGACCCGGTTCCGATTCAGTTCCTGACCGTTCCCAGGGGCGAGGTCTTCATATTCCGGGCGGTTCTGCCCAGGGACGAAATCCTGAGCAGCGCCCTTGCCGCCGCCTTCATTTCGGCCCTCACCGAGCTTGGGTTTGGTGCCAAGACGGCAGTGGGCTACGGTCGGTTTAAGGTGGACGAAGCATCCCTGACGAAAGACACCTCGGATCCCGGCAAAGCCGGCGCGGATACCGCCGGGCCGAAAGGCGAGGCTTGGGAAAATGCGAATCTTACCTTTACCCCTGGAAACCAGGAGGTCACGGCCAAGGCCGACGGCAAGACCGCCGTCTACAAGGGAAAGGAGATCATCCCCGATGCCATCGCCAAAAAGTTCTTCAAAACTAGAAAGGCAAGCGTCAAGCAGGTGATGGTCGAACCCATCGGCAACCGCTATCGGATTGTTGCCATCATCCCATAG
- the cmr5 gene encoding type III-B CRISPR module-associated protein Cmr5 — MRTLGQKRAAFALEKVTTISCDNPKEFKTFSAGAPSMILQNGFGQALAFWYAKGGQNQRDKHRVLLDILQEWLCLCNGDVRNRFIPPCTTPREMVTALAAMSQDQYLAAQKEALALLEWIKRYANALLKGK, encoded by the coding sequence ATGAGAACACTTGGGCAGAAACGAGCGGCCTTCGCCCTTGAAAAAGTGACGACTATCTCATGTGATAACCCAAAGGAGTTCAAAACATTCTCTGCGGGTGCGCCGTCAATGATCCTCCAGAACGGGTTTGGCCAGGCACTGGCCTTCTGGTATGCTAAAGGAGGGCAAAACCAGCGGGACAAGCACCGGGTACTGCTAGATATTCTACAGGAGTGGCTCTGCCTCTGCAACGGCGATGTGAGAAACCGGTTTATTCCGCCCTGCACCACCCCCAGGGAGATGGTAACGGCCCTTGCCGCCATGAGCCAGGATCAATATCTCGCCGCCCAGAAGGAGGCTCTGGCTTTGCTCGAATGGATCAAACGCTACGCCAACGCCCTCTTGAAAGGAAAGTGA
- the cmr4 gene encoding type III-B CRISPR module RAMP protein Cmr4 has product MLKKELCAIGKLYAISPVHAGSGAATSAVDLPIQRERHTEWPQIQASGVKGALRSHFRRFANGGGTTLINLIFGSDEGNDGWKKEWDSLPGAMSISDARLLAFPMRSNIAPFVWVTCPAVLKRLDADLTYADVGQNMDVPEVRGDEAFSIGGAPVAAGQVVIEDAVVDVANHQGNACIKTLFPELERLILVSDEMYKYAVTCCTEIQTHIKIDAEKGTADDGALWYQEYLPADSLLYTVVHYSHRDAGESEHAEIQRALADLKAQTIKQHVEEALQGFIQIGGDETLGKGIFNLTWITGGAQ; this is encoded by the coding sequence ATGCTTAAAAAAGAACTGTGCGCCATAGGCAAGCTGTATGCGATTTCACCCGTTCATGCCGGAAGCGGCGCCGCCACGTCCGCAGTGGATCTTCCGATCCAGCGCGAGCGGCACACCGAGTGGCCCCAGATCCAGGCCAGCGGAGTGAAGGGCGCCCTACGGAGCCATTTCCGCAGGTTCGCCAACGGCGGCGGCACTACACTGATCAACCTGATCTTCGGATCCGACGAAGGCAATGACGGCTGGAAAAAAGAATGGGATTCATTGCCCGGTGCGATGAGCATTTCTGATGCCCGGCTTCTGGCCTTCCCCATGCGCTCGAACATCGCCCCTTTTGTCTGGGTCACCTGCCCTGCCGTACTGAAGCGTCTTGATGCGGACCTGACCTATGCGGACGTCGGGCAAAACATGGATGTCCCGGAGGTCCGGGGCGACGAGGCCTTCTCCATCGGCGGGGCTCCGGTGGCAGCCGGTCAGGTCGTCATTGAGGATGCTGTTGTCGATGTGGCGAATCACCAGGGGAACGCCTGCATCAAGACCCTTTTTCCCGAACTGGAGCGACTGATTCTGGTGTCAGACGAGATGTACAAATACGCGGTGACGTGCTGCACTGAAATCCAGACACACATCAAAATCGATGCCGAAAAAGGCACCGCCGACGACGGGGCGCTCTGGTATCAGGAATATTTACCGGCCGACAGCCTCCTCTACACCGTGGTCCACTACAGCCACCGGGATGCGGGGGAGAGTGAGCACGCTGAGATCCAACGGGCCCTGGCCGACCTCAAGGCCCAGACCATAAAACAGCATGTGGAGGAAGCCCTCCAGGGGTTTATTCAGATCGGCGGGGACGAGACCCTGGGAAAGGGCATTTTCAACCTGACCTGGATTACGGGAGGTGCACAATGA
- a CDS encoding type III-B CRISPR module-associated Cmr3 family protein, translated as MQWYTFEPADTLLVKGAEPMEMGADHLSSHLFPPPPGTIAGALRTAVLMQNGISLADYLSGKKIPQEISSAIGEAGKPAPFDIMGPLFRVDGRFFLPAPYTWFAAKAGLKESPGRKIDIVKAAPIESPLIRGKQGPLLWAKGKSGEMRSIGGYWISMEELFSVDLRKRVYRPESFFTSEPRTGIALTRGRRVREGHLYTFTHVRLKAGVNLAFAVSAPQPLASSGVLRLGAEKRFGRYREIQPPLLSGGSSGTFLSLSMEPGTDAVNGAVMATGKIRYIGGWDLKKGFHKPMRGHFPAGSVFVRQLKSHWIEL; from the coding sequence ATGCAATGGTATACGTTCGAACCTGCAGATACCCTGCTGGTCAAGGGTGCCGAGCCCATGGAGATGGGGGCGGACCATCTCTCCTCTCATCTGTTTCCGCCGCCGCCCGGCACAATCGCCGGGGCCCTCAGAACGGCGGTCCTGATGCAGAACGGCATTTCTCTTGCGGACTATCTCTCCGGGAAGAAAATTCCCCAGGAGATCAGTTCCGCCATCGGCGAGGCCGGCAAACCGGCGCCATTCGACATCATGGGCCCCCTGTTCCGGGTGGACGGTCGTTTTTTTCTCCCGGCTCCCTATACGTGGTTCGCCGCCAAGGCGGGTCTGAAAGAGTCGCCGGGTCGAAAAATCGACATCGTGAAGGCCGCTCCCATCGAAAGTCCGCTTATTCGGGGAAAACAAGGACCGCTACTATGGGCCAAGGGAAAAAGCGGCGAGATGAGGAGCATCGGCGGGTACTGGATTTCCATGGAAGAACTGTTTTCGGTTGATCTTCGGAAAAGGGTCTACCGGCCGGAGTCTTTTTTTACGTCCGAGCCCCGCACTGGCATCGCTCTCACCCGGGGTCGGCGGGTGCGGGAGGGGCACCTCTATACCTTCACTCACGTTCGGCTCAAGGCTGGTGTCAACCTGGCCTTCGCCGTTTCCGCTCCTCAGCCGTTGGCGTCCTCAGGGGTGCTTCGGCTCGGGGCCGAGAAACGCTTCGGCCGGTACCGGGAAATTCAGCCACCCTTGCTGTCCGGTGGATCATCGGGTACCTTCCTGTCCCTGTCAATGGAGCCCGGCACCGACGCTGTCAACGGGGCCGTGATGGCGACCGGAAAGATTCGGTATATCGGCGGGTGGGATCTCAAAAAAGGCTTTCACAAACCCATGCGTGGGCATTTTCCGGCAGGAAGCGTATTTGTTCGGCAACTCAAGTCTCATTGGATTGAACTGTAA
- the cas10 gene encoding type III-B CRISPR-associated protein Cas10/Cmr2 — translation MTFPRPDASYWNDKLAAYLHDPPDKAFSIRGHEERSARLLSVLGLQRPNEAFWKKADGIASGFERGQVPSYSSDPDRNGAVDFAENPVITHPTARDGRLRIDLPFGEGESAADIVARQVESFLEREIGMKPGDGGYSGKPVFANDEDAFAFARFLYIHHGMRFKLAESDVGGIGGLWHRLPADTRFPDHTIWQHNALTSALYSCMAMAGDMRQVGILAFSITPVQPFIAKARKLRDYWTGSVILSWLAFEGLRWVMEHLGPDHLLYPSLVDQPLVNEYLRKTWEMDDIASLSREKKIASLPNKFLCLVPLEQAREITGSIEAHIRENWSELCRKVFLEVCERTAIRGDHLGDMFTRQTERYWDLRSTVVKLLEKTDIPEARGLLHDGAMNAATGMVDVFSSLVRENWHTEMDARGLLYANTHQLVQTALAAGKSLNAVTRSEEPGRKCRLCGEFEALHDSPYTGAEAASTYKTGLERFWNALTDAWQAEADLDGKEQLCALCLTKRIAYRILKEDKTHILNGCFDDAEGFPSTTEMAMYGEFRRRGITTREERRKLAQRIYDNEAEDAVDTPDRYYAILVMDGDHMGRLINGETIGAAWATSMHPEMRRRLESPSFDARYRKAWAPLLARNEKRLITPSIHAAISEALGDFSIHGAARIVKRHHGRLIYAGGDDVCAVLPVSTAVRAAREISEFYTSGFNLIDAGEVCSAADPWAPEPGKLAIGLGANGDRISISAGILICHHKAGLSQMIARAHALLENHAKEGAGRAACAVELSKRSGGSRFFTRKWKDPAWESFQNLGRWISAGERQQVSRSLAYRLNLFRDGVNAMLQRDDGRGMLVRLLEAQLERSGIRPVGAEKRVVAEGIVDIVLAPGDDGRPIFRPEGLIVAAFAADTESEVS, via the coding sequence ATGACTTTCCCCAGACCCGATGCATCCTACTGGAACGACAAACTTGCAGCCTATCTGCACGATCCTCCGGACAAGGCCTTTTCCATCCGGGGTCACGAGGAACGATCGGCGAGGCTGCTGTCCGTCCTGGGACTTCAGCGGCCCAACGAGGCTTTCTGGAAAAAGGCCGACGGCATTGCCTCGGGCTTTGAACGGGGTCAGGTTCCGTCGTACAGTTCGGACCCGGACCGGAACGGAGCGGTGGATTTTGCCGAGAATCCGGTTATTACCCACCCCACGGCCAGGGATGGACGCCTAAGGATTGATCTGCCCTTCGGTGAAGGTGAATCGGCGGCGGATATTGTCGCCCGTCAGGTTGAAAGCTTCCTTGAGAGGGAGATCGGCATGAAGCCCGGCGACGGCGGGTACTCGGGCAAGCCCGTTTTCGCGAACGACGAGGATGCCTTCGCCTTCGCCCGGTTTCTCTACATCCACCACGGCATGCGCTTCAAGCTGGCGGAGTCCGACGTGGGCGGGATAGGCGGGCTTTGGCATCGGCTTCCGGCGGACACCCGGTTCCCCGATCACACCATCTGGCAGCACAACGCTCTGACCTCGGCCCTTTACTCCTGCATGGCTATGGCCGGTGACATGCGCCAGGTGGGGATTCTGGCCTTCTCCATCACGCCGGTCCAACCGTTTATTGCAAAGGCGCGCAAACTGCGGGACTACTGGACGGGATCGGTCATTCTTTCCTGGCTCGCTTTCGAGGGACTCCGCTGGGTCATGGAACACCTGGGTCCCGACCATCTCCTTTACCCGTCCCTGGTGGATCAGCCTCTGGTCAACGAATACCTGCGAAAAACCTGGGAAATGGACGATATCGCCTCCCTGAGCCGGGAGAAGAAGATCGCGTCGCTCCCCAACAAGTTCCTGTGCCTGGTTCCTTTGGAGCAGGCACGGGAAATCACCGGAAGCATTGAAGCGCACATCCGGGAGAACTGGTCCGAGCTGTGCCGCAAGGTTTTCCTCGAGGTCTGCGAAAGAACGGCAATCCGGGGCGATCACCTTGGGGACATGTTCACCCGCCAGACCGAGCGCTACTGGGATCTTCGATCTACTGTCGTCAAGCTCCTGGAAAAGACCGACATCCCTGAGGCCCGGGGGCTTCTCCACGACGGGGCCATGAACGCGGCCACGGGGATGGTGGATGTCTTTTCCAGCCTGGTTCGGGAAAACTGGCACACGGAGATGGACGCCCGGGGGCTGCTTTACGCCAACACCCACCAGTTGGTCCAGACCGCCCTGGCTGCGGGCAAGTCTTTGAATGCCGTGACCCGGTCCGAAGAGCCCGGCCGAAAGTGCCGTCTGTGTGGCGAGTTTGAGGCACTCCACGACTCTCCCTATACCGGGGCGGAGGCCGCCTCGACCTACAAGACCGGCCTGGAACGGTTTTGGAACGCTCTGACTGATGCATGGCAGGCGGAGGCGGACCTGGACGGCAAGGAACAACTCTGCGCCCTCTGCCTGACCAAGCGGATTGCCTATCGTATTCTCAAGGAAGACAAAACTCATATCCTAAACGGCTGTTTTGACGACGCGGAGGGATTCCCGTCCACTACCGAGATGGCTATGTATGGGGAGTTCCGACGGAGAGGGATCACCACCCGGGAGGAGCGGCGAAAACTTGCCCAACGGATCTATGACAACGAAGCCGAGGACGCGGTAGACACCCCGGACCGCTATTACGCCATTCTGGTCATGGACGGCGACCACATGGGCCGGCTCATCAACGGTGAGACAATCGGCGCTGCCTGGGCCACGTCCATGCATCCGGAGATGCGGCGTCGTCTCGAGTCCCCCTCGTTTGATGCCCGTTACCGGAAGGCCTGGGCGCCGCTACTGGCTCGAAATGAAAAGCGCCTGATCACCCCGTCGATTCACGCCGCCATCAGCGAAGCCCTGGGGGATTTTTCCATCCACGGGGCCGCGAGGATCGTAAAAAGGCATCACGGCCGCCTGATCTACGCGGGTGGCGACGACGTCTGCGCCGTCCTGCCGGTCTCCACCGCAGTTCGAGCTGCAAGGGAGATCAGCGAATTCTATACCTCCGGCTTCAATCTTATCGACGCCGGCGAGGTTTGCTCCGCAGCGGACCCCTGGGCTCCCGAGCCGGGAAAACTCGCCATCGGCTTGGGCGCTAACGGCGACAGAATATCCATCTCAGCAGGCATCCTGATCTGCCATCACAAGGCGGGGCTGAGCCAGATGATCGCAAGAGCCCATGCCCTGCTCGAGAACCATGCCAAGGAGGGTGCGGGGCGGGCGGCCTGTGCCGTCGAACTCTCGAAGCGTTCAGGCGGTTCTCGGTTTTTCACACGCAAATGGAAAGACCCCGCCTGGGAATCGTTCCAGAACCTCGGTCGCTGGATCAGCGCCGGTGAAAGACAGCAGGTCTCCAGGTCTCTGGCCTACCGCCTGAACCTGTTTCGGGACGGCGTGAACGCTATGCTGCAACGGGACGATGGTAGGGGAATGCTGGTCCGCTTGCTGGAAGCTCAGCTGGAGCGCTCGGGCATCCGGCCGGTCGGAGCCGAAAAACGGGTGGTCGCCGAAGGGATTGTCGATATCGTCCTGGCGCCCGGAGACGACGGACGGCCGATCTTCCGGCCCGAGGGATTGATTGTGGCGGCTTTCGCGGCCGATACGGAAAGCGAGGTGAGTTGA
- the cmr1 gene encoding type III-B CRISPR module RAMP protein Cmr1, with protein sequence MGFKLSRYGSRIHKEFEVEVVTPMFLGGANVTRAELRVPSLKGMLRFWWRATSGINDLGAMKKREGELFGDTSRKALFSVSIENFEDTDPVLANLPKGKSFEVRSRRRTFYLGIIDYLAYGLRDHKNGYHRQHFPAGTRFGVRFTFSRTADADEILRAFYTLVHFGGLGAKTRNGFGCIRISNPPKPAIAFGGPLGVFSAASEASKLFITPRTDYGRWEDALSAVGMAYKDARLDLDPRHFYGNRSLLAKPIVQDPNANPNERHAKPYYLHVGCLGNKRYYGQILHMPYRYMAGRPEYSDTVLERYQIACRKMDQKIKQLLAGGSK encoded by the coding sequence ATGGGGTTCAAATTATCGAGGTACGGCAGTCGAATCCACAAGGAATTCGAGGTGGAAGTGGTAACGCCCATGTTTCTGGGCGGGGCGAACGTCACCCGGGCTGAGTTACGGGTCCCTTCCCTCAAGGGGATGCTGCGTTTCTGGTGGCGGGCAACGTCGGGAATCAACGATCTCGGGGCCATGAAAAAAAGGGAAGGCGAGCTGTTCGGGGATACCTCGCGCAAGGCGCTTTTTTCCGTGAGCATTGAAAATTTCGAAGACACCGACCCTGTGCTGGCAAATTTGCCCAAAGGAAAAAGTTTCGAGGTCAGGAGCAGGCGACGCACGTTCTATCTCGGTATTATCGATTATCTGGCCTATGGCCTGCGGGACCACAAAAACGGCTACCATCGGCAACACTTCCCGGCCGGTACCCGATTCGGGGTAAGATTTACCTTTTCCCGAACGGCCGACGCGGACGAGATCCTGCGCGCGTTTTACACGCTGGTTCATTTCGGCGGCCTGGGGGCCAAGACCCGAAACGGGTTCGGATGCATCAGGATCAGCAATCCGCCCAAGCCCGCCATCGCCTTTGGCGGTCCTTTGGGCGTATTTTCAGCTGCAAGTGAAGCGTCTAAGTTGTTTATTACCCCCAGGACCGATTACGGCCGTTGGGAAGACGCTCTTTCAGCCGTCGGAATGGCTTACAAGGATGCCCGTCTGGACTTGGACCCCAGGCACTTTTACGGCAACCGTTCCCTGCTCGCCAAACCCATTGTTCAGGACCCAAACGCCAACCCAAACGAGCGGCACGCCAAGCCCTATTACCTTCATGTCGGCTGCCTTGGCAACAAACGTTACTATGGGCAGATTCTTCACATGCCATACAGATACATGGCGGGTCGACCGGAGTATTCCGACACCGTGTTGGAGCGATACCAAATTGCGTGCCGTAAAATGGACCAGAAAATCAAGCAGCTGCTTGCAGGAGGCTCAAAATGA
- a CDS encoding YkvA family protein: MNIDELLKTFSWGKTVSSSDRGSFFIKMANLVGGTDLEVLWHIVTHPSCAAEVFGFVEIAKITAAVAYVVMPLDAVPDVLPVLGLADDAAVIAYILSNLKDVMKLYRKSCM; the protein is encoded by the coding sequence ATGAACATTGATGAACTGTTGAAAACATTTTCCTGGGGAAAAACGGTGAGCAGCAGCGACCGAGGCAGCTTTTTCATAAAAATGGCGAATCTTGTCGGCGGGACGGACCTCGAGGTCCTCTGGCACATCGTCACCCACCCGAGCTGCGCAGCAGAGGTTTTCGGGTTCGTGGAGATCGCCAAGATCACCGCTGCGGTGGCCTATGTGGTCATGCCGCTGGACGCCGTCCCAGACGTCCTTCCCGTGCTGGGTCTGGCCGACGACGCTGCTGTGATAGCCTATATACTGAGCAATCTGAAGGATGTAATGAAGCTCTATCGAAAATCGTGCATGTAG
- a CDS encoding STIV orfB116 family protein: MKLFLLNALINPYQGDPDETAVFITRRIDLPLYEQILKIAVEDGRDVVSALGHESTVDFLKGILAPDAAKHLVFNRESIFFEPGDLGLVCRVAERGDFMKEWSLAELMDLHKNGRIEFFLVTRVFAPELILDPKNFFASMEASDEH; the protein is encoded by the coding sequence ATGAAACTGTTTCTGTTGAACGCGCTGATCAACCCGTATCAGGGGGACCCGGATGAGACTGCGGTGTTCATCACCCGTCGGATCGACCTGCCCCTCTATGAACAGATCCTGAAGATCGCCGTTGAAGACGGGCGGGACGTGGTTTCAGCCCTCGGCCACGAGTCGACCGTCGATTTCCTCAAAGGGATCCTTGCGCCCGACGCGGCAAAACACCTCGTCTTCAACCGGGAATCCATCTTTTTCGAGCCCGGCGACCTCGGCCTGGTCTGTCGGGTGGCGGAGAGAGGCGATTTTATGAAAGAGTGGTCTCTTGCGGAGCTGATGGACCTGCACAAAAATGGCAGGATCGAATTCTTTCTGGTGACCCGCGTGTTCGCACCGGAGTTGATTCTGGACCCCAAAAATTTTTTCGCGTCGATGGAGGCATCGGATGAACATTGA
- the cas6 gene encoding CRISPR system precrRNA processing endoribonuclease RAMP protein Cas6, translating to MTGIGKRINGRRPSFHIIDIHSGGQSIYASETGLPTNENGVEWLTVTSGSTSEKTDRVHLTLKSPLRFKFKNRIERDLPFHLLVRAMLRRISSLFIAYADGEPNLDYKGLLERAEKVRTAKKHLFWHDWERYSNRQKQRMPMSGIAGDIVYEGELDEFMPFIDICSKLNIGKNTAFGLGKIGCFRHSIMS from the coding sequence ATGACAGGCATCGGGAAGCGCATCAACGGCCGGCGCCCTTCGTTTCACATCATCGATATCCATTCAGGGGGGCAGTCGATTTACGCCTCGGAAACCGGGTTGCCGACAAACGAAAACGGCGTTGAATGGCTGACCGTCACCAGCGGTTCAACATCTGAAAAGACAGACCGTGTGCATCTGACGTTGAAGAGCCCCCTGCGTTTCAAGTTCAAAAACCGGATTGAACGCGATCTTCCTTTTCACCTCCTGGTCCGGGCCATGCTGAGGCGGATCTCCTCCCTGTTTATCGCCTACGCGGACGGGGAGCCGAATCTCGATTACAAAGGCCTCCTGGAACGCGCCGAAAAAGTTCGTACCGCAAAAAAGCACCTCTTCTGGCACGACTGGGAACGCTATTCCAACCGACAGAAGCAGCGAATGCCCATGAGCGGCATCGCCGGAGACATTGTCTACGAGGGAGAACTCGACGAATTCATGCCGTTTATCGACATCTGCAGCAAACTCAATATCGGCAAGAATACCGCGTTTGGTCTGGGAAAAATCGGCTGTTTCCGGCATTCAATCATGTCGTAA